TTTCCTGCGAAATATCCATGACCATTGTATTTAATTTATACTCAATACCACGCCCTTCTACTTGCTCAATAAAACGAGCTGCATATTCCGGACCTGTCAATTCTTCCTTAAATGTATGCAATCCAAACCCATTATGAATGCACTGCTGTAAAATACCACCAAGGCTCTTATCTCTTTCTAAAATCAATATACTATCTATCCCATTATCTTTTGCTGCAACTGCTGCCGCAAGACCTGCCGGACCACCGCCGATTATGATTAAATCATATGCTTTCATTTTATTCATCCTCCAGTTCTTTATTTTCACCTAATATAAATTCTGAGCCAACACCATTCTTTCCAATCTTATCAATTGACATTGGAACTTCTTTTTTCAGAATCTCCATAACCTTCGGAGAACAGAATCCAGATTGACAGCGTCCCATACCGGCTCTTGTCCGACGTTTCACTCCATCCAAAGAACGCGCACCTAGCGGACGGTGAATTGCATCCAGAATTTCTCCTTCTGTGATCATCTCACATCGGCAAATAATATTTCCATAAGCCGGATTTTCTTTAATTAACTGATTTCTTTCTTCCAAAGAAAGCGTATCCGGGTCTAATATTCCATGTCTAATTGGATTAAAATCAAGCTTTTCTTCTGCATTCAAAATATCACTCACAAGCTCTGCAACTGCAACACCGATTGCCGGTGCTGAAGAAAGTCCTGGCGATTCAATACCTGCTGCATTGATTAGTCCTTGTACATCCGGTGCTTCACCAATAATAAAATCATCGTCATCTTCGTGTGCACGAAGCCCTGCAAAAGACGTAATCACTTGACGAAATGGAACATTCTTAACACTGCGAGAAGAAACTTTTGCAATCTGATCCAATCCATCCATCGTAGTATTTACAGCATCTTTATCTTCGACATTTACTGCTGTAGGACCCACAAGTAAATTGCCGTGAACTGTCGGTGTAACAAGTACCCCTTTTCCCATCTTCGATGGAAGCTGGAAAATCGTACTCTTTACATAATCTCCGACCGTCTTATCCAAAAGCATGTACTCACCTTTACGTGCAGTAATATGAAGTTTTCTGTCTGAAAGCTGATTATTGATTTCATCTGCATAAACTCCGGCAGCATTGACAACAATCCTTGTCTCAATCATCTCATCACCACCATTATCAATATGATGAACCTGAATTGCAAATCCTGCTTCTGTCTTTTCCAGCTTTTCTACTTTTGTATTCAAAAAGAATTGAACACCATTCTCATATGCATTTTCCGCATATCCCATCGTCATATGAAATGGACAGACAATGCCTCCTGTCGGAGCCCACAATGCACTTGTTACATCATCTGCCAAATTTGGCTCTTTTTTCAGCAATTCTTCTCTATTTAAAATTTGAAGATCTGGAACACCATTTTTCTTTCCTCTTTCCATTAATATTTGAAGTCCTTCCGGGTCTTGCTCTTTCGTACACACAACCAACGAACCGTTTCTTTTAAATGGAATATCCAATTCTTCTGCGATTTGATCCATCATGGAATTTCCTATTACATTTAGTTTTGCTTTTTCTGTTCCCGGTACTGCATCAAATCCAGCATGAATGATCGCACTGTTTGCTTTGGATGTTTCATTGCAGACATCCTCTTCCTTTTCAATTACACACGCTTTTAATTTATATCTGGAAATTTCACGCGCAATTGCACTTCCTGTCACTCCCGCACCAATAATAACAACATCAAACATATTCATTTCTCTCCTTTATCACACAAAAAAAGCAAGGCAAATAAAACGACTGCCTGTCGTTTCATCTACCTTGCTCAAATCTCTGGTATCAAATATTTATCTATCTCTTATTCTAGCACATTTTTTTCAAGAAGCAAGTCTGATTTAATACTCTATTTCTTTTAAAATCTTATCAATCATTCTTGCATTCGCAAGTGAAACTTCTTCTTTTCCACTCCGTTACAGTTTTGACAAACTACTTTCCAGGCACAACCGCCCATACCCCACCTGATTATTCGGATACTCCCGAAATCCCGGCAGCTCCCTTGCTCCTTTCCTTAAATATGCCTTCACTTTCTCTCCATACAAATACGGATCATTGCCTTTTACAATTCCCCATTCCATCAGCAGGGCTGCGCTTCCTGTCACAAACGGAGTCGCAAATGAGGTCCCTGATACTTCTTCATATCCACCTCCTGCTCTCACAGTCGTCACCTTAACTCCCGGTGCCACTAAATCAGGTTTAAATGCCGCTGTTCCTTCCCGTCGCTCCAACGCCCCTCGACCGGAAAAATCTGCATATGTGAATGTCAACGCATCATATGCTCCTACTGTTATCACTCTCTCTGCAGTAGATGGAATTGTAATAGTATCTGAGCTATTTGGAAATAAAAAAGCTGTTCCTATATTC
This Ruminococcus hominis DNA region includes the following protein-coding sequences:
- a CDS encoding NAD(P)/FAD-dependent oxidoreductase, giving the protein MFDVVIIGAGVTGSAIAREISRYKLKACVIEKEEDVCNETSKANSAIIHAGFDAVPGTEKAKLNVIGNSMMDQIAEELDIPFKRNGSLVVCTKEQDPEGLQILMERGKKNGVPDLQILNREELLKKEPNLADDVTSALWAPTGGIVCPFHMTMGYAENAYENGVQFFLNTKVEKLEKTEAGFAIQVHHIDNGGDEMIETRIVVNAAGVYADEINNQLSDRKLHITARKGEYMLLDKTVGDYVKSTIFQLPSKMGKGVLVTPTVHGNLLVGPTAVNVEDKDAVNTTMDGLDQIAKVSSRSVKNVPFRQVITSFAGLRAHEDDDDFIIGEAPDVQGLINAAGIESPGLSSAPAIGVAVAELVSDILNAEEKLDFNPIRHGILDPDTLSLEERNQLIKENPAYGNIICRCEMITEGEILDAIHRPLGARSLDGVKRRTRAGMGRCQSGFCSPKVMEILKKEVPMSIDKIGKNGVGSEFILGENKELEDE